The region GCTGAGCTCAAGCCTAGCTGCAGGTCATATCACATGAGGAGGTCAGTGTGAAATACGAGTTATTCACATGGAGAGCTATGTGCATAAAAATAATAGATGTATTACTGTTTCCTCTATTTACAAACACTTTCTTTGGCTTTATCAATATGTTATCTGCCTAACGCCTCGTGCATACCGGTTGCGTCAAACTGTAAAACTCTGTCAAATTCCGGCAGACGTCCATTCATTTAATTGGGAGGCAATCTGCACTGCTGCGACTCATCTGCGGGACTAGGTTGTGGTTCGTGGCACTGCGTGCAGTGTGTCGCATGCGTTGGATTTTTTAAACTTGTGTGTTGCTTTGCCGCGCGGTGTCAGTAGTAAACCACAGAAGAAGTTGCTAATGTGTGGTGTGAATCTTTTTGCTGTGATGCGGCACTTGAATTGTGAAGACTACGTCAAATGTACCGTACGGCAATAACCTGTGTGGACGCGGCATTAGGAGGTCATGTGAGATCCTTTGACCTCAGCCGTCTCTACAGATAGACAGACACCTTGTACAGCCATGTGATGGTGCTATTCACCTAAGATTTAAAGTGTGAACCACTGAAGTGTCCCCCTTTGTTGCTGTTATAGCCTGGCATGTCTGACGGCCCTGGGCCGCTATACTGACTGTCTGAGGCTGGTCAGTAACTGGCTGGAGGCAGACTCTCAGACCGCAGATCTGTTCACCCTCAGAGCACGGCTCCACAAACAGCTCAACCAGGTCAGTAGTACACTCTCACACTCCGTTACCTCTGTGTTAAACACTGGGCAATATCTGACAATACCATGCTAGAAAGAACAAAGGTGTGGCGATTTCTAGTTTTAACCCTAGGGATAAATAGCTTATGTACTAGCTCAACACGTGACGTCATTGCCACTTTTAtctatataaattagcaaaagtCTAATTTACATGCAATCTAATGTAATGACAGCACAATTCTCTATACAGGTAAAAATGTGCTACCATGATCTGAGGTCCGCTTTGATTCTCAGTCCGTCGTGCCCAGAGGCAGGTGCCCTGCTGGGCCAGCTAGAGGAGGCCAGTGAAAGGGCCAGGCAGCAGGCCGTCAGCAGGGCCCTGGCAGGGGAGCTCACAGAGGCCCTGTCCAAGATCAACACAGCCCTGGAGCATTGCCCTGAGACTGGGCGGCACTACCTCTTCAGGTGTTGATGGCAGAGTATTTATCAGGTTCTGATACACCAAACAAGGTGGTTGATTAGGCCTGTGGTTTATCTGATACATGCCTGACCCCATTTTACCATACCGTTCTCTGCTACCACTGAAGAGCTATACATCTACATGTACCTGTTAGGAGAAGCTTCTCTACCAATCTATAGTAAATGAGGTTACATACTGTCTATTATCCACTAATATGTAGTATTTTGCACCATAGGGGTATTCTGTACCGCAGGCTGAAAGAGTTTACTGCTGCCATTGAGGACTTGGTCCTGGCTGTGGAGCTGAGTGAGGCTGGAGATGCGGGAGACCAGGGGTCGGAGCTGAGCGGACACACCCAGGAAGACTGGAGGGCCGTGCAGGGAGAGGCCCAGGTCCAGCTGGTGCTCACCTACAACGACTTTGCTGTGCAGTGCTTCTCCCGTAGCTTCTACACAGAGGCAGTCCTGCTGCTCAACAAGGCCATCCAGGAGCAGAAGGAGGAGAGTGGCCTCTACATCAACAGAGGAGGTGAGAAGAAATGAGTGGAGGGGATAATAGAGGAGGGTAAGATCAGGGAAGTGaggtatgtctgtgtgttggcTGAGGTGAAATTAGGTGAGGAAGGCTGTGGGCTCCCTCTTGAAAAAGGTGCAATTGAAGTCTGGCCCAGTGAAATAACAATATTGTGTAACTATAGATGGTGGGCAGGAGTCTCTGAGATCAAAAGAGAATGTGTTTGAAGTGACTGGTGATGTGATTTTATATCTCCTCATACAACTTGAATACGTTAATGCATAAAGTCAGTACCTATATCCATGGCCATGGGAAGATGTTTAGAGGTTGGGGTGCTGAGAAATGTTTCGCCCTGCACTGCTCAGGCTATTTTTGTTCGCTTAGACCTGAGTAAAAAAGGGCCAGGGCACAAAttttgtgtattttttattttttaataataatCGGATTATCAGGGGgcgctgcagcaccctcagcactcCTACTTTCCGTGGCTATGcctacatccataacatccaaTTTCAGGAATGAGTGCATCTGGGTAGACTGCACACATCACTTCAGATATTTATAAAGGTGGTTGTGGTTTGTGCAGACTGTTTCTTCAAGCAGGATGAGTGGGAGTTTGCCCTGGCTGACTACCAGCAGGCGAAGGAGATCTCTCCTGATGACCAGGTCATTAGGATCCGCCTCGCTGTCATCCACAACACCCTGGGAACACACTGCTACCAGGACCGGTGAGTCTCGTCCACAACACCCTGGGAATACACTGAGACCAGGACCGGTGAGTCTCATCCACAACACCCTGGGAATACACTGCGACCAGGACCGGTGAGTCTCGTCCACAACACCCTGGAAACACACTGCTACCAGGACAGGTGAGTCTCATCCACAACACCCTGGGAACACACTGCTACCAGGACCGGTGAATCTCATCCACAACACCCTGGGAACACACTGCTACCAGGACCGGTGAGTCTCATCCACAACACCCTGGGAATACACTGTGACCAGGACCGGTGAGTCTCATTCACAATACCCTGGGAATACACTGCGACCAGGACCGGTGAGTCTCATCCACAACACCCTGGGAACACACTGCTACCAGGACCGGTGAGTCCCATCCACAACACCCTGGGAACACACTGCTACCAGGACCGGTGAGTCTCATCCACAACACCCTGGGAATACACTGTGACCAGGACCGGTGAGTCTGTCTATCATCCACACTACTGTTTCTTGTCTTCACCGCAGGAAGTACCAGGAGGCAGCTGACAAGTTCTCTGAGGCCATCAATTATAACCCTGGAGTTAGCCGGTACTATGAGAACCGAGCCAAAGCCCACAGTAAACTGCCCAACGTTGAGGGGGCCAAGCAGGATGCCATCAGTACCCTCATCCTGGACCCCACTAATGATCAGGCAAGACCCTCAACGCCTATATGTCTCATCCACTCTATCCATAAAACTAACTTTGGCCTCTACAAAAACTATGGACCAGATATTCTGAGCTTTTATGGCAAGGGCTTAACGTGACTTTGTCAGGAAATACGAAGGGCCCTAGTTATGCAAGTACAAAGCTCTCACTACTTGTTTCCTATGCAGTTGGGGGGAAaccaaacatgtttttttataaaTACATGAATGGTTGATTCTTTCTTTTAACCAACGTTTCATTTTATGTAATAAATGTTTCATAAAGTGGTGCGGAACTCCCACGGTGCAGAACTGACTGCTGTAGTAaatctgtccgtgtgtgtgtttgtgtgtaggtggTCCCTCTGCTGCTGAGTCTATTCCCAGGCTGCTCCGTGTCAGATATTCTGTCCAGTGAAACGGCCAGGACGGTCAAAGCCCAGCTGATGGACAGCATCCAGGCCTGCAAACAATCTGCATCCTCCGTGTTAAGGTTAGGCTAGCACTGTTTGTCTGCAACCCCTCCCTGTTACTGCTAAACAGGTCAGACCTGAGTCAGAAAGATATATGTCCAATACTTCATCTTCACTTGGTTTAGTTTGCCAGGTACAATATAACCAGTGGAATAGTTCCCAAAGTGCAGAATCCAAGCTAAATTAAGCACACCTCAAGTACTTTCATGTTTTTGACATATTTTGTTTAAAGGGCAGTTGCACAGGTCCAGATGAAGACTTCTCCTGGACTACAAATAAGCTTTTTCAACAGAGAGTCTCAATTGTAAGTGATTTGTAGTCCTTTCATAGGCTAAATATGGGTGTGTTCACCAGTCCCAAAGTGTACAAACTAACTGTGGTGGATGCTAATTACAGATTTCCTTAACCTGTTTCCCCAGAATGTGCAGTGAGCTTGACAAGATAACCCTGTCACATGACGCAGACAGCCAGTCTGACAGCCAATCCTCAGAGGACCAGTTCGACCAGGGCGCGGAGCCTCTTAAAGCCTGTGAGGCCCCGCAGGAGGTATACCAGCAGATTGTCAGGATCAACCAGCAGGTACGAGACCAGGAAGACATCCAGACACTGGGACAGACAAACTCATCTAACCTCATCTAATGAGGTCACTCAATAAAGCCCTTCAATTCAAACTCTCTTTTCCATACCTCTAATTCACCAAATCACATAAAACGCTCATGCTTTCCACTCACATTCACCATTGATCAGTATTTGTTTTATTTGGATCTTCCACCCGTTGAGAGCATCTCTCATACTGACCAAAGGTGCACTTCCTGTGTTGGCTGTGCCAGGTGAAGCAAGCAGTGCGATTGGCCCTCGAATGGCGGCAGCCTCTACATTATGACGGGCCCCGTCTGTCCCCCGGCTGCACAGTGGAACAGGAGCAATCTGCACTGGGCTCAAAGGACAGGCCATACCACTGGAGGAAGTTTGGGGGGTTTGGAGTGAATTCCAAATGAGCAGTAACACTATGGTATTTACTACTGTTTGGTTGACATTGTGGAACTGTTGGTCCACTGTTGCTCTTCAGCCCTCTGAGCTTGAGTGTGGGCATAGTAATGTAGAGGTTGTGATGGTACCATAATGTTCTTAATCCAATAGGTGTCAGTAGAGGCACAATTTTCCATAGTTCCACCTCACCTGTTTGGATTTATTTAATTGATCCATTCATCTAGATTGTCAGGGCACAACGATTTTGTTATGGTATTTTCCTCaagtttttgtattgtttatgtCCATAGATTAACAGGCATATGGAGACATGTGAAGGGCGTATGACAAAAGGGAATAGGTGGGGCAGTTCATTGATATGACAGACATAAAGGATGGAGatgctgtactgtagctctatTGTGTCGGTTCTATAAGCTTGAGAATTTAGTTGAATGTTAATACCATTGTCTGTTTAGCAATTTCTTTTAACAGTATACAGTAAATCTTTATTTTTAACAGATTGTTTTGCGTTGGAAATTTGTCTGAAAAGTATGTTTTGCCAAATTAAAAGATATTTATCCAGACTATAGACAATTGTATAGATTGAATTCATACTGGTCCTGTAAATAAATCTAGAGTTTAAAATATTTTATGCGTGGCAATAAAGTGGTTTACAGTGTGTAATAGTTGGGGATTGTAGCATATTGTATATGGGAGACTGGAGAGAAGTTGTTGTTTTGAGAGCGAAGCAGCTGCCCCCTCCCTGCACTGTAGTAACATTGGAGGAGAAAGG is a window of Oncorhynchus kisutch isolate 150728-3 linkage group LG3, Okis_V2, whole genome shotgun sequence DNA encoding:
- the LOC109877485 gene encoding tetratricopeptide repeat protein 16 isoform X1; the protein is MSVPALKMDQQVDDDRVLFPTAVSEEVLVEARRKHAICRLFGSSSIFLSSESRRGDRPDLINILTNKAIEHYEIGEEAMAESQFSKAVTFFTKAIHLQPKQTQLYVSQAEAYLQLCDFQSAVVSYRHACLLEPQAKTLHTRLAFIYYLQGQCLYDKGMFLDALESFAKAAELKPSCRSYHMRSLACLTALGRYTDCLRLVSNWLEADSQTADLFTLRARLHKQLNQVKMCYHDLRSALILSPSCPEAGALLGQLEEASERARQQAVSRALAGELTEALSKINTALEHCPETGRHYLFRGILYRRLKEFTAAIEDLVLAVELSEAGDAGDQGSELSGHTQEDWRAVQGEAQVQLVLTYNDFAVQCFSRSFYTEAVLLLNKAIQEQKEESGLYINRGDCFFKQDEWEFALADYQQAKEISPDDQVIRIRLAVIHNTLGTHCYQDRKYQEAADKFSEAINYNPGVSRYYENRAKAHSKLPNVEGAKQDAISTLILDPTNDQVVPLLLSLFPGCSVSDILSSETARTVKAQLMDSIQACKQSASSVLRAVAQVQMKTSPGLQISFFNRESQLMCSELDKITLSHDADSQSDSQSSEDQFDQGAEPLKACEAPQEVYQQIVRINQQVKQAVRLALEWRQPLHYDGPRLSPGCTVEQEQSALGSKDRPYHWRKFGGFGVNSK
- the LOC109877485 gene encoding tetratricopeptide repeat protein 16 isoform X2, with the translated sequence MDQQVDDDRVLFPTAVSEEVLVEARRKHAICRLFGSSSIFLSSESRRGDRPDLINILTNKAIEHYEIGEEAMAESQFSKAVTFFTKAIHLQPKQTQLYVSQAEAYLQLCDFQSAVVSYRHACLLEPQAKTLHTRLAFIYYLQGQCLYDKGMFLDALESFAKAAELKPSCRSYHMRSLACLTALGRYTDCLRLVSNWLEADSQTADLFTLRARLHKQLNQVKMCYHDLRSALILSPSCPEAGALLGQLEEASERARQQAVSRALAGELTEALSKINTALEHCPETGRHYLFRGILYRRLKEFTAAIEDLVLAVELSEAGDAGDQGSELSGHTQEDWRAVQGEAQVQLVLTYNDFAVQCFSRSFYTEAVLLLNKAIQEQKEESGLYINRGDCFFKQDEWEFALADYQQAKEISPDDQVIRIRLAVIHNTLGTHCYQDRKYQEAADKFSEAINYNPGVSRYYENRAKAHSKLPNVEGAKQDAISTLILDPTNDQVVPLLLSLFPGCSVSDILSSETARTVKAQLMDSIQACKQSASSVLRAVAQVQMKTSPGLQISFFNRESQLMCSELDKITLSHDADSQSDSQSSEDQFDQGAEPLKACEAPQEVYQQIVRINQQVKQAVRLALEWRQPLHYDGPRLSPGCTVEQEQSALGSKDRPYHWRKFGGFGVNSK